In Exiguobacterium sibiricum 7-3, a genomic segment contains:
- a CDS encoding adenine phosphoribosyltransferase gives MEFKQHIKEVENWPKEGISFKDITSLMQNGPAYKQSVDALIDYARKQGADVIAGPEARGFVVGCPAAYAMEIGFVPVRKEGKLPRETVRVEYGLEYGKDVLTMHHDAIQPGQRVVILDDLLATGGTIEATIKMIEQLGGTVAGIGFLIELDGLGGREKLEGYDILSLIRYAD, from the coding sequence ATGGAGTTCAAACAGCATATAAAAGAGGTCGAAAACTGGCCGAAAGAAGGAATCAGCTTTAAAGATATTACATCCCTGATGCAAAACGGTCCTGCTTATAAGCAGTCGGTCGATGCCTTGATCGATTATGCCCGTAAACAAGGCGCAGATGTTATCGCCGGACCGGAAGCACGCGGATTTGTCGTCGGATGCCCAGCCGCATACGCGATGGAAATCGGATTCGTACCTGTCCGTAAAGAAGGGAAATTACCACGTGAGACGGTCCGTGTCGAGTATGGTCTTGAGTACGGAAAAGACGTCTTGACGATGCACCACGATGCGATCCAACCAGGACAACGCGTCGTCATTCTCGATGACCTACTGGCAACAGGCGGAACAATCGAAGCGACAATCAAAATGATCGAGCAACTTGGCGGAACGGTTGCCGGAATCGGATTCTTGATTGAACTTGATGGCTTGGGTGGACGTGAAAAATTAGAAGGATACGACATTCTATCCTTAATTCGTTACGCAGATTAA
- a CDS encoding RelA/SpoT family protein, with translation MTNKQIVNVEDLLARCAEYMTEAEVKDIERAYQFAKDEHDGQFRRSGEPYIIHPVQVAGILVDIGLDATTIVAALLHDVVEDTDITLEELTEQFGADVTMLVDGVTKLGKIKYKSKREELAENHRKMFIAMAEDIRVILIKLADRLHNMRTLQHMVKEKQVQKAEETLEIFAPLAHRLGISTIKWELEDISLRYINPQQYYRIVSMMKQKRTEREALVTSVIDEVNEVLEEVEIAAEVDGRPKHIYSIYNKMQNSKKEFSEIYDLMAVRIIVDSIKDCYAVLGIIHTQYKPMPGRFKDYIAMPKPNMYQSLHTTVIGPKGEPLEVQIRTRDMHFIAEYGIAAHWAYKEGKEQEAKSGFEDKIAHFREILELQKDTADAEEFMESVKVDFFSDMLYVFTPKGDVIELPKGSVPIDYAYRIHTEIGHRTIGAKVNGRMVPIDYKLKTGDIIEIVTSKHSYGPSKDWLKICVSSQAKNKIRQWFKRQQREENVSKGRELIEAEVKKLGFEPKEVINEKTLEDVTRKFNFSQEEDMYAAVGYHGLTAAQVAHKLTEKLRKDKESKNLELNEAISEMKTFDRPKKQNPEGVRVKGIDNMLVRMSRCCNPVPGDDIVGYITRGRGVSIHRSDCLNVIHEQNPERLLEVEWEHEGKTVKSYNVEIEISGFDRAGLLNDVLQSVSAMNTNIVAVSGKGDDSKQAKISMTIAIDNVNHLQKVVDRIKQISDVYAVHRVMMT, from the coding sequence ATGACAAATAAACAAATCGTAAATGTAGAAGACCTTCTCGCTCGATGTGCGGAGTACATGACAGAGGCAGAAGTCAAAGATATCGAACGTGCCTATCAATTCGCAAAAGACGAGCATGACGGACAATTTCGTCGATCGGGTGAACCTTACATCATTCATCCCGTTCAAGTAGCGGGGATACTAGTGGATATCGGTTTGGACGCGACAACGATCGTTGCCGCACTTCTTCACGATGTCGTCGAGGACACCGATATTACGCTGGAAGAACTGACAGAACAGTTTGGAGCAGATGTCACGATGCTCGTCGATGGTGTGACGAAGCTTGGTAAAATCAAATACAAATCAAAGCGTGAAGAACTGGCTGAGAATCATCGGAAGATGTTCATCGCGATGGCAGAAGATATTCGAGTCATCTTGATTAAGCTGGCCGACCGTTTGCACAATATGCGGACTTTGCAACATATGGTCAAAGAGAAGCAAGTTCAAAAAGCGGAAGAGACGCTCGAAATCTTTGCACCACTTGCCCATCGTCTCGGGATTTCGACGATCAAATGGGAACTTGAAGACATCAGTCTGCGTTACATCAATCCACAACAGTACTACCGGATTGTCTCGATGATGAAACAAAAACGGACGGAACGGGAAGCGCTCGTCACGTCTGTCATCGATGAAGTGAATGAGGTCCTCGAAGAAGTCGAGATTGCGGCTGAGGTTGATGGTCGTCCGAAACATATCTATTCCATCTACAACAAGATGCAGAACTCGAAAAAAGAGTTCAGTGAGATTTATGACTTGATGGCTGTCCGAATCATCGTCGACTCCATCAAGGATTGTTATGCGGTACTCGGGATCATTCATACGCAATATAAACCGATGCCTGGCCGCTTCAAGGATTATATTGCGATGCCTAAACCAAACATGTACCAGTCGTTGCATACAACGGTCATCGGGCCGAAGGGTGAACCGCTTGAAGTGCAAATTCGGACACGCGATATGCATTTCATCGCCGAGTACGGAATTGCCGCGCACTGGGCTTACAAAGAAGGTAAAGAGCAGGAAGCAAAATCAGGTTTTGAAGATAAGATTGCCCATTTCCGTGAAATCTTAGAATTACAAAAAGATACGGCGGATGCGGAAGAATTCATGGAATCGGTTAAAGTCGATTTCTTCAGCGATATGTTATACGTTTTCACACCAAAAGGGGACGTCATCGAGTTGCCGAAAGGTTCGGTCCCGATTGATTATGCGTACCGGATTCATACGGAAATCGGACACCGCACGATTGGCGCGAAAGTCAACGGACGGATGGTTCCGATCGATTATAAGCTCAAGACCGGTGACATCATCGAAATCGTGACATCGAAGCACAGTTACGGTCCAAGTAAGGACTGGCTGAAGATTTGTGTATCGAGCCAGGCGAAAAACAAAATCCGTCAATGGTTCAAACGCCAGCAACGGGAAGAAAACGTCTCGAAAGGCCGCGAATTGATTGAGGCGGAAGTCAAAAAACTTGGTTTTGAACCAAAAGAAGTCATCAACGAAAAAACACTTGAAGATGTGACGCGGAAGTTCAATTTTTCTCAAGAGGAAGATATGTATGCGGCAGTCGGCTATCATGGATTGACCGCGGCTCAAGTCGCTCATAAATTGACGGAAAAATTGCGCAAAGATAAAGAGTCTAAAAATCTTGAGTTGAACGAAGCCATCAGCGAGATGAAGACGTTTGACCGTCCGAAGAAACAAAATCCGGAAGGCGTTCGTGTCAAAGGCATCGACAATATGCTGGTTCGCATGAGCCGTTGCTGTAACCCGGTTCCGGGTGATGATATCGTCGGGTACATTACCCGCGGCCGCGGTGTTTCGATTCACCGGTCGGATTGTCTGAACGTCATTCATGAACAGAATCCGGAACGGTTGCTTGAAGTCGAGTGGGAACACGAAGGAAAAACAGTGAAGAGTTATAACGTCGAAATCGAAATTTCCGGTTTTGACCGGGCAGGTCTGTTAAATGATGTCCTCCAATCGGTGTCCGCGATGAATACGAATATCGTAGCTGTCAGCGGTAAAGGGGACGACAGCAAACAGGCGAAGATTTCGATGACGATTGCAATCGATAACGTCAATCACCTGCAAAAGGTCGTCGATCGGATTAAACAGATATCAGACGTATATGCTGTGCATCGCGTCATGATGACATAA
- the dtd gene encoding D-aminoacyl-tRNA deacylase, giving the protein MRVVLQRVKEASVTVEGTVTGQIDQGFLLLVGVTHDDTLEQVNWLADKIAGLRVFEDEEERMNLSLQDVEGKILSVSQFTLYGDVKKGRRPAFTEAAKPDLANELYEAFNARLRQQGIVVETGQFGAMMDVALVNDGPVTLILEK; this is encoded by the coding sequence ATGCGAGTCGTATTACAACGGGTCAAAGAAGCAAGCGTGACGGTCGAAGGGACAGTTACCGGTCAAATCGATCAAGGATTTCTTTTACTCGTCGGGGTCACGCATGACGATACGCTGGAGCAAGTCAACTGGTTGGCGGACAAGATTGCCGGTTTACGTGTGTTCGAGGATGAAGAAGAACGGATGAACCTCTCGCTTCAGGATGTCGAAGGAAAGATTTTATCGGTGTCCCAGTTCACCTTATACGGAGACGTCAAAAAAGGCCGTCGTCCTGCCTTTACGGAAGCGGCAAAACCGGATCTTGCCAATGAGCTGTATGAAGCGTTTAACGCGCGTTTACGTCAGCAAGGAATTGTCGTAGAGACAGGGCAGTTCGGAGCGATGATGGACGTTGCACTGGTCAATGATGGACCGGTCACGTTGATTCTTGAAAAGTGA
- the hisS gene encoding histidine--tRNA ligase, with amino-acid sequence MKLPRGTFDVLPGTVERWQYIENQLREISKRYNYKEIRTPIFEETELFKRGVGETTDIVQKEMFMLEKRGKEQFTLRPEGTAAVVRSFVTNKLYGAANQPVKLFYIGPMFRYERPQAGRFRQLHQYGVEALGSEEPAIDAEVISLAMSIYRSFGLKKLKLVINSLGDSESRAAHREALVNHFKPVAHELCQDCQNRLEANPLRVLDCKVDRNHPSMATAPSILDFLNPASKEYFDQVLLHLDALGVEYVIDPTLVRGLDYYNHTSFEIMSEAEGFGAITTLCGGGRYNGLVEQIGGPATPGIGFGIGIERLLMALENEGVLPEIDDTIDVFIVAQGNEEVEKTATRLLQLMRLEGLAADRDYLGRKFKGQFKAADRLKARFTVILGDEEVERGAAALKDMSTGEQIDVPLSAVADTIVAKLKEEA; translated from the coding sequence ATGAAATTACCACGCGGAACGTTTGATGTACTTCCGGGTACAGTGGAACGTTGGCAGTATATTGAAAACCAATTGCGGGAGATCAGTAAACGGTACAACTATAAAGAAATCCGGACACCGATCTTTGAAGAAACAGAGTTGTTCAAACGGGGTGTCGGTGAAACGACGGACATCGTTCAAAAAGAGATGTTCATGCTTGAAAAACGTGGGAAGGAACAATTTACGCTTCGTCCGGAAGGGACAGCAGCCGTCGTACGGTCATTCGTGACGAATAAACTCTACGGCGCCGCCAATCAGCCCGTCAAACTTTTTTATATCGGACCGATGTTCCGCTATGAACGTCCGCAAGCCGGACGATTCCGCCAGTTGCACCAATACGGTGTCGAGGCACTCGGCAGTGAAGAACCGGCAATCGATGCAGAAGTGATCAGTCTTGCGATGAGCATTTACCGCTCGTTTGGTCTGAAAAAACTGAAACTCGTCATCAACTCACTCGGAGACAGCGAAAGCCGTGCCGCGCACAGAGAAGCACTGGTCAATCACTTCAAGCCGGTCGCCCACGAGTTATGCCAGGATTGTCAAAATCGTCTAGAAGCGAATCCGCTCCGTGTACTCGATTGTAAAGTCGACCGCAATCACCCGAGTATGGCGACAGCACCGTCAATCCTCGACTTCTTGAACCCGGCTTCAAAAGAATACTTCGATCAAGTCTTGTTACACTTGGATGCACTCGGGGTCGAATACGTGATTGATCCGACACTTGTCCGAGGGCTGGATTATTACAATCACACGTCGTTTGAGATCATGTCGGAAGCAGAAGGTTTCGGAGCCATCACGACGCTTTGCGGCGGTGGACGCTATAACGGACTCGTCGAACAAATCGGCGGACCGGCAACACCGGGAATCGGATTTGGAATTGGGATTGAACGTCTGTTGATGGCACTTGAAAATGAAGGTGTCCTGCCAGAAATCGATGATACGATTGATGTCTTTATCGTCGCTCAAGGGAATGAAGAAGTCGAAAAAACGGCGACACGCCTGTTGCAACTGATGCGTCTGGAAGGACTTGCCGCTGACCGTGATTATCTCGGACGGAAGTTCAAAGGACAATTCAAAGCAGCCGATCGGCTGAAAGCCCGCTTCACCGTCATTCTAGGAGACGAAGAAGTCGAACGTGGAGCAGCTGCATTAAAAGACATGTCGACTGGTGAACAGATTGATGTGCCATTATCAGCTGTCGCCGATACGATTGTCGCGAAATTAAAGGAGGAAGCATAA